AATTTGAACAGATGAGGGCACTGCACTGGAGTTTCTAGTTCATGTTAAATTTGTCATGGCAAATACTGTCTCTCATTAAACTATAttgcttaggggcttccctggtggcgcagtggttgagagtccgcctgccgatgcgggggacacgggttcgtgccccggtccgggaggatcccacgtgccacggagcggctgggcccgtgagccatggccgctgagcctgcgcgtccggagcctgtgctccgcaacgggagaggccacaacagtgagaggcccgcNNNNNNNNNNNNNNNNNNNNNNNNNNNNNNNNNNNNNNNNNNNNNNNNNNNNNNNNNNNNNNNNNNNNNNNNNNNNNNNNNNNNNNNNNNNNNNNacgggagaggccacagcagtgagaggcccgcgtgccgcaaaaaaaaaacacaaacaaacaaacaaacaaaaaaaaaacaaaaacaaaaactatattgCCTAAAAGTTCAGAggcattaaatatttactgagcacctactatgtgctaagcacagTTCTGAGCACTAGAGATACAATAAATGAACAGGATAGTCCTGGTTCCTGCTCCCTGAGAACTTAAGCATGGTTCCTGCTTCTAGAGCTCTGTCTAGAAATAGAAATAgttaaataagtaattataatTTAGTGTTAAATTTTACCAAAAAGGAAATCCTTAGGAGAGGTAGCAAGCCCATGACTAGGGGTAAGGGAATGCTTCCTAGAGGTGATTTGTAGTTTGAGACCTGAAGGTTGGATAGAAGTTAGCTGGAAGGGCAGTCAGGGAAAGAGCACATCAGTCAGAGGAAACATcatgtgcaaaggctcagagaaggtagCAGGGAGGTGTGCTCAGACATGAGAAAGGTCAGATTGAGCAAAATGGGGTAATGGGAAGGTGACAGTGGAGACAGAGGTAGGGTCTGTCATGGAGGGCTTCCTACTCCATACTCAAGGCTGCCGATCAGAGTGTGAGAAGAGTGGGTACCATTGAAGGGGGAGGCGGGGCATGATCAGATCTGAATCTGGGAACAATCCCCTGACAACAGTATGGACCACATATTGGAGGGAATGAGAGATGGTGATGGGCCGGACCATGGTAGGGAAGACAGAAAGAAGTGGATGGATTCTAGTAGAGTTGGCAGGGTTTGGTGACTGATtgatgggggaagggggtggaggaagggggaagacTTGCGGTTGACTTCCGGGCTTCTGGTCTAGGTGATGAGTGGTTGATGGTGCCAAGCATTGAGATGAGGAAAGCGAGGAGGGGACCAGGTTTGGGGGTGGAGAGAATGCTGGGAATTCAGCCTTGGGCATGATGAGTTTGAGTGTCTATTAGTCAACTGGCGCAGTTAGATATatgagtctggagctcaggagaaagATTTGGGCTGGAGATAGATGTTCTTATATAATTGTCATGTTTCTGGGCACCACTTCTTCCTAAGGGCATGTAGCTCCTATTTTATAATGGAAAGCATCTGGAGACCATCTTGAGCATCTGTCATACTTTGGCTACATACACTGTATTCATTTTGCTGCTGAGTCCAGATGGCTGGCTAGATTGCAAACTCCCTGAGGGCATGTGCCTCCCATCAGATTGTCCTCCTCCATGGGGAGCCATCAACTCCCTCAGTCCCCAGTTGGGTCCTGCACAGAGGGGGGTCCTGATCTAGGTCTGCCCCTGCCCAAGGCTGAGCTCCTTAGGGCAGAGGCTGGACCTGTGTCTTCTCCCTGTCCCCAGTCCCCGGAGGGGCTGACACATGAGACCTGTCTCAAGAGAATCTGAGAGTCAGCCCCTTCTCCTGCACCCCTGCAGCCCAAGCCTCAGAATGCAGTCACCATTGCTGTGTCTTCCCGAGCCCTGTTCCGCATGGACGAGGAGCAGCGGATCTACACGGAGCAGGGTGTGGAGGAGTACGTGCGCTACCAGCTGGAACACGAGAACGAGCCCTTCAACCCTGGGCCGGCCTTCCCCTTCGTGAAGGTGAGGGGCAGTTCCACCACTGGCCATACAGTGCCTTCATGGGCGTTAGAGAAAAGCACTCCCATGGGTGTATGAGTAAGGAAAAGGGGTCCCCTCTGGGCAGATGCCACCACACAGGAGCATAGTTTGGCAAGGGGACAGCCATTGTGGGAAGAAGAGGCCACCCCATCCTCTGGACTAATGCAACCCCACTCCAGGTAACCATCTTAGTGCATGGAACCCGACCTGGATTTCGAACCCCACTCACCCTTTTAGTGAGGCACCCTGGGCAATATCAACCCTCACAATGGCAGAGACTAGGAGGAGATAGCCCGCGTCCACTGGTCTCACCCCGAGCCAGGTCCCggacctcccctctcctccccgtgTTGGATCCCAACTcatccctcctccccaaccctggCTACCAACTCCAGGCATCAGTCCCCGGGGGTCTGAGCCCGAGGGTCCACTCTCCCATCCAGGCTCTGGAGGCTGTGAACAGGCGGCTGCGGGAGCTGTACCCTGAGAGCGAGGACATCTTCGACATCGTCCTCGTGACCAACAACCACGCTCAAGTGGGCGTCCGTCTCATCAACAGCATCAACCACTATGGTGAGCATGAGGGCTTTGGCCATGACATGACCCCTACCAGACACCCGGGGTTGGGGTCACACCTCTGCAGGGTGCAGGTAAACCCACTGGAACCTCGAGCTCAGAGGGGTGTTGGTAAACAGGCCctttcaagaaacaaaacaaacccccaaaaccctACTGTGTAGCATTGCCATATTCagggtgtaaatattcccaccatggctgatgTCAAGCTACCAATAGTTGAACAATCTAACTGGCTTCAAAAGTCCCTGGATGTTTAACATTCGACTCTTGCAAGCTGGTACAAGCCGGCTGCAGCACATCGCTGCACAGGCCCCACTCCCTATGTGATTGGTCAGGGCACTTGCtgcccctgtgcctcagtttctctctctgcaaGGGGGCTGACAAGCCTTAAAGTCTGCTGGCGGAGGCAGGTGCAGTCGTCAGAGTGAAGGGACTTTGTGTCTTAGTCCAAACTCTTGTTTGAAAGTAATAGACCCTCCAGAGCCAGCCTAATGTGTCTTAGTCCAAACTCTTGTTTGAAAGTAATAGACCCTCCAGAGCCAGCCTAAgctgaagaaaatgattttttgtttttttggctgtgccgcatggcatgcggaatcttagttccctgaccagggattgaacctgtgccccctgcgtggaagcgcggagtcttaaccactagactgccagggaattcccgaaaatGATTTCTTATTAGGTTACAGGTGTGCCTCTTGGAACCACAGGGAAGGAAGTGATATTGGGCCCACAAAGGCGTGAATCCAAGTACTGGCAATCTCTCCAgggctttttttctctctggaccACATGAGCCCTTATTTCTGCTTCTCTCAGAAaatctgttccttttttgtttttcttttcttttcttttcttttcttttttttctgtctcttctctttcctcaaacTCTAGGTTTCTCTGCTTTTCATGAATATGGCCAAAATTTACAAGTTTACACGTCCTTGTTCCTTGTTTTCAGCAACCAAGAGAGGCCAGTTGGCATTTTAAAATCCTAATTTCAAATTGTTAGGAGCAggggtgatattcaaaatatttaaccaccTTGTGGCATAAGTACCGAGGAATCAGGACAGACACCACCTATGGTACTGGGGCAGAGTCCTGAAGGACCCCTGCTGTACCCTTCCACTGTGGACCCTCCTGTGTGAGGGGCTGGGGTAGTGATGGAGTAACTCAGTGGGCTCAGAGCAGCAGCCATTTATCAACAAGCAAAGTTTTACAACCTGCACAGACATAGGTACTAGATGACTCTCTCAGCCCAGGCTGGGAGGGAATCTAATTGGCCCAGCTTGCGTCAGGTGCCTACCCCTATCCAGTCAGCTATGACCAGGTGGGACCACGAGCCACAAGGCTGGGACCTACTTTTGCAGTACTGTGATCCCCTGAAAGGGGATATTACTGTGAGCCAGGCAACCCCTCCAGAGATGTGGTCATCCCCATTTCATGGTTGAAGAATGGAGGATCTCAGAGAGGGGGAATGCTGGCCTAAAATCACTCAGAGAATCACTGTGCTGCCCCCCAACCACTCAGAGCCAAGATGGCATCCATTGAACACGGAGGGACCACTCTGAGGTCCTGAGGGTTGACCCAGGCATCACCTGGGTACTCTCTACCTCCTCTCCAGACCTGTCCATTGAGAGGTTCTGCATGACAGGCGGGAACAGCCCCATCTGCTACCTCAAGGCCTATCACACCAATCTCTATTTGTCGGCTGATGCAGAAAAAGTGCAGGAAGCCATCGATGAAGGTGAGTCAAACTGGGGAAGGAGAGTGTGGGGAGTCTGGCTAAGGGGTCTCAGAGATGGGAAGCCTGGTCCTAAAGCTCTGAGCAGGCTCTAGGGGTTGCCATGGTAACTGGAAGGGGAGTACCTTCCTTAATTCCTATGACCTGTCCTGTAAACTCTGAGAACAAGGCCTCACATATTTCACTTATTGCCCATCTATCCCACTGTCCCACCTCCTGCCCTGCTATGTTAAGGATGCCTTTACTCATCAGCATTACCCAGCCTTCCGTTTCCATGGGAATCCTCCTTACAGTCCAGAAAGATACTCCCTTCCAAGAATCTTCCAGGTCAGTAGGAGTTCTAATtcctgtgtgaccatgggcagcCTCTGTCCTTCTCTGGGCCAATGAGGAGGGAAATCAGTACCTAGTCCAGCCTGAGCAGTAGAGTCTGGGAAATGGCCAGCATTCCAGCAGCTGGGCCAGCCAGTGCTGAGGTGAGGTTAGAGACACAGCTGCAAGTGCTGACAAAGAGAATTTCCCTCCACGTGTCTCTTTCAAGGGGCAGTTTTGGGGATGGTATCCATAGTCTCCTGACAAGGTGTGTTTCCCTATTATTCACGGAAGAAGACAGGCTCACAGGGGAGGAAGAACTGCCCCACTGCCTGAGAGGGCTCCTCAGGCTGAACgctactgttatttatttattttgacattttattggagtatagttgatttacaatgttgtgttagtttcaggtgtaccggaaagtgattcagttatacatatatatattcattctttttcagattcttttctcatataggttatcatagaatattgagtagagttccctgtgctatacagtaggtccttgttggttatctatcttatatatagtagtgtgtgtatgttaatcccaagctcctgatttatcctgGAATCTAATTGGCCCAGCTTGCGTCAGGTGCCTACCCCTATCCAGTCAGCTATGACCAGGTGGGACCACGAGCCACAAGGCTGGGACCTACTTTTGCAGTACTGTGATCCCCTGAAAGGGGATATTACTGTGAGCCAGGCAACCCCTCCAGAGATGTGGTCATCCCCATTTCATGGTTGAAGAATGGAGGATCTCAGAGAGGGGGAATGCTGGCCTAAAATCACTCAGAGAATCACTGTGCTGCCCCCCAACCACTCAGAGCCAAGATGGCATCCATTGAACACGGAGGGACCACTCTGAGGTCCTGAGGGTTGACCCAGGCATCACCTGGGTACTCTCTACCTCCTCTCCAGACCTGTCCATTGAGAGGTTCTGCATGACAGGCGGGAACAGCCCCATCTGCTACCTCAAGGCCTATCACACCAATCTCTATTTGTCGGCTGATGCAGAAAAAGTGCAGGAAGCCATCGATGAAGGTGAGTCAAACTGGGGAAGGAGAGTGTGGGGAGTCTGGCTAAGGGGTCTCAGAGATGGGAAGCCTGGTCCTAAAGCTCTGAGCAGGCTCTAGGGGTTGCCATGGTAACTGGAAGGGGAGTACCTTCCTTAATTCCTATGACCTGTCCTGTAAACTCTGAGAACAAGGCCTCACATATTTCACTTATTGCCCATCTATCCCACTGTCCCACCTCCTGCCCTGCTATGTTAAGGATGCCTTTACTTATCAGCATTACCCAGCCTTCCGTTTCCATGGGAATCCTCCTTACAGTCCAGAAAGATACTCCCTTCCAAGAATCTTCCAGGTCAGTAGGAGTTCTAATtcctgtgtgaccatgggcagcCTCTGTCCTTCTCTGGGCCAATGAGGAGGGAAATCAGTACCTAGTCCAGCCTGAGCAGTAGAGTCTGGGAAATGGCCAGCATTCCAGCAGCTGGGCCAGCCAGTGCTGAGGTGAGGTTAGAGACACAGCTGCAAGTGCTGACAAAGAGAATTTCCCTCCACGTGTCTCTTTCAAGGGGCAGTTTTGGGGATGGTATCCATAGTCTCCTGACAAGGTGTGTTTCCCTATTATTCACGGAAGAAGACAGGCTCACAGGGGAGGAAGAACTGCCCCACTGCCTGAGAGGGCTCCTCAGGCTGAACgctactgttatttatttattttgacattttattggagtatagttgatttacaatgttgtgttagtttcaggtgtacagcaaagtgattcagttatacatatatatattcattctttttcagattcttttctcatataggttatcatagaatattgagtagagttccctgtgctatacagtaggtccttgttggttatctatcttatatatagtagtgtgtgtatgttaatcccaagctcctgatttatccttccccccagtgtttcccctttggtaaccacaagtttatcAACCAACGATATGTttactttcctcttcctctttcacaCTGTCTCCTGCCTGGAAGCCTGGCCTCTCTCCTGCTGATGCGTCACTCCCCTGAGCTGCTTGGGGTTCCAAGAGACTTTCTTTAACTAGGAAGTGGAAGCCATTTCCCTAGACAGATGTCACTCCCTCTGGTTGGGGTTTTGGCATTGGTCTGCATGTGTGCCTCTATATGTCTATAATTTAAGCCCAGGCTAGGGAGCAGGAGACGGTCAGGAGGCAGGCCTTCCCCAGGTCTGGTGGTTCTGGTTCATCTTGGTTCCAGCACTGGCAAAGCTGAGAAGGTGCCTGGCCTGATGTCCAGGGCTTGGGCCTACTTACACATCCTCAGGCTAGTGAAGTTGTGGTGAGGCTGGCATTGCTCTTTCCTCCCAAAGCTCTGCCTCTGTCCAGGCCTGCGACCCTAGATTCCCAAAGAGCAGGGCTGACATGGCCTTTGGAGAGGTGAAGGATCGGGGATGGGCTGAGCCCActgcctgggtctccagcctcctGGTACTGCTCTTTGTTGTCCAGTGAGCTCTAGTTGGAGCCAGGGTTCCCAATAGGCATACTGGGCCCTCTGGAGAAGCCCAGAGTCTGTGCCATTGTGGCGGCAGACTGAGGGGGTGCCCACACCCACCTCACCACAGACTGCAGCCTAGAATCTCAGCCCCAGACGGAGCTGAGCACCCTTAATTTTATCTTGGTCCAGAGAGGGTGAGGGACTTGCCAGAATCAACAGCAAGAGAGTAACTGAGGCCCAGCCAGGGTTGGGGCTCCTTCCCAGCCCCCCTGTAGATCTACATCAGGGTCCTGTGAGGACCTCCAGGAAGGACAGTGGTGGCCTGGGAGACTCTCCCTTCCATCCAGGACTGATGTTTGTCTGGTCCATAGCAGCATGAACTTACTAGATATTAAAGTATTGAAATTCCCCCATGCCGATTGATAAATAGCTCCTGCCCTGAGTCCTCTGAGTGCCCCCTGTTCCCTGGGACACCTCCCAGACCTTCCCTCAAAGCAGCAACTAAAAGGGAAACCCTGGCATAGGCTGGGGCCTTCAGAGCCCTACTCAGAGCAAAAGCCACTATCCATTCTTACTGGCCCGTTTtgaaatattctgaatattagcCCTCGTTAGCCGGCCCCTGAGtcctagttgaggcaagcagggcaAGGATAGCCTGAGATAGCCCTCTCCTGGGCCCCAGGCAGCGGAGGCGGGTGTCAGGGCCCTATTACCTAGACGAAGGCAGACAATGCTTGCCTTTCTCTGCCCAGGGATCGCAGCCGCCACCATCTTCAGCCCCAGCAGGGATGTGGCTGTCTCCCAGAGTCAGCTGCGGGTGGCCTTCGATGGGGATGCTGTGCTCTTCTCAGATGAGTCGGAACGCATCGTGAAGGCCCACGGGCTGGACAGGTTCTTCGAGCATGAGAAGGCCCACGAGAACAAACCTTTGGCCCAGGTGCTCCACACACTCCCCGGAACCCTTGGGGGGAGCAAGGAAGCTCCCCAGAACCTGCCCTTGGCTGGAACCTCCAGCCCAGAACCAAACCCCAAGCTCAGCCCAGAATCCAGCCAGCTCCCCTCCCTAGGCCTCCAGCCTTCCTCCCTCTCACCTGACCGCTGGGTCCCCTCAGTGAGCTTCTACCTCTTCTCTGAGCTCCCATCTCTCTCACTGCATTCCCATCCCCCCTTTGAAGCCCACATTCTCTCTCTAAGCCCCTCTCGGAAGCCCCTACCTCTCCTTTGCAGCTCCGTTATGAGGTCTCCAACCCCatcgcttctcggccttttggctaaaATCCAGTGTAGGTCTCTATCCCCTTCCTGAAAGCCCCATCCTCCCTCTAAGCTCctagctcctctctgaagcctcCATCCTCTTTCTGAGGTCTCCATCCCATCTCTAAAGTCCCCATCCCGCACTGAAGGCCTCGCTCTCTCTGAAGCTGCCATCCTCTCTCTGGAACGCTTGTCCCCTCGGAGAGATTCCCCCACCCCTCTGAGAGGGATGCCATCGTCCCAAGAAGTCCCTGCTTCCCTcactggaggaagggaagagctGGGCTGGCGCCCTTCATTGGGGCAAAGGAGATCCAGCTAGTGTGAGGTCTGGGCAGCCCATCTGCTTTGGGCCACACCAGCCCTTCACACCTCCTGCCATCCATCCCTTGGGCAGGGGCTCAGAGACCCTCACTCACCCTTAAACTGCTCAGAGTCTCACCGAGAGCAGAATACGCCCTAGAGCTGGTGGAAATTCCCTGGGGTTGGAGCTACTGGGATTCTCCAGCCCTCCAGGGAGCTCCTATCTGTGCTTTTAACAAAAATCTGGGTGCTCAATAACCCCAAAACCTCTCTCTCCAAGAGCTCAGCAGGCTTCAGCTATGACTCCAGAGTAttcatttcactttctctctTGTTGGTTCCCTCTGAAATCCTTGGGAATCCAGAGTGGGACAGTTTTTCCACTAAGTGGTACGCAGAGCCCCAGGAGATCACTGCTTGCCCCAGGTCACCCAGCAAGTGAGGGGTCTCCAAGATTAGAAACCCACCTTTCCTGATTTCCAGCTGCGTTAcagttttcttcttcatcatccTCTGGTTCTTTATTCACACCTCCTCATGAAGCTTCATTGCTCCAGGCACTGTAAAGAGTTAATCCTTTCCCTGACCCTACAGATCTGGAGCACACACCCTGAGCCACTCACCTGCCCCAGGGGCGGGGTTGATATTGGGCAGTGACACATTGATCTGTCTGTCCCAGCTAGAGTCCATTCTGATTGAAGGGTGCCCATGCCATAGTTACTAAATATTCTTAATATCCTCCCTGCTGATGAACACAAAGGCCACACTTAACGGAGTTGCAGGACAGACACCCATGTACCTGGTGGGCTGCTATAGTAACAGCCCTGGTATGGTTTTTCTGACGCAGACATCCCCAATCACAGCAGTATGGACACCTAGACTGCCATAGGGACCTACAGTGCAATTGATGCATGCAGTGGCCCGAGCAGACATAGCAGAACTGAGAGATTTAGCGATCCTGAGAAGCTTTCCCACCCCAAACAGCAAGATCCTAGTGTCATAGGTAGGAGCCCAGCAGGGGAAGGGGCAAGTGTTTGGGAGAGGGGTGAGCTCACAATGTTCCTTTGCCTTCTCATAGGGCCCCTTAAAGggttttctggaggctctgggtaGGCTGCAGAAGAAGTTCTACTCCAAGGGCCTGCGGCTGGAGTGTCCCATCCGCACCTACCTGGTGACGGCACGCAGTGCAGCCAGTTCTGGAGCCCGGGCTCTCAAGACCCTGCGCAGCTGGGGCCTGGAGACAGATGAGGCCCTGTTCCTTGCGGGAGCGCCCAAGGGCCCCCTCCTGGAGAAGATCCGCCcacatatcttctttgatgacCAGATGTTCCACGTGGCTGGGGCTCAGGAGATGGGCACAGTGGCCGCCCACGTGCCTTACGGTGTGGCGCAGACACCCCGGCGGACCACACCCACGAAGCAAGCCACATCTGCACTGTAGCTGAACCACCAGCTTTGCTGACCCACATTGCTCCAGGCATGGCTCCATGTCATACACGTCGCCCAGTGGACCCTTCTAGTTCCTCACCTCTCTGCCCTTCTGCATGTCCGCCCTCATCCCTATGAGTGAGGTACTTGTAGGAAATTATGCAGACTGGTTCGGCATTCTCACCAGCTCCCCTTTTGGGCAAACACTGTGCCATGATCCTGGCTCAGAAAGTAAGACTGTGCAGAAAAGCTGGGTTTCAGGGGGAAGTTGATGGGACTAATGGTGAGAGGGTCAGAGCAGCAGGGTGCCTCCAAAGGGGCTTATGAGACTAGCTCAGTGTAGTACAAAGA
This sequence is a window from Physeter macrocephalus isolate SW-GA chromosome 3, ASM283717v5, whole genome shotgun sequence. Protein-coding genes within it:
- the NT5C1A gene encoding cytosolic 5'-nucleotidase 1A, encoding MEPGETREPREPGRGAETAAAPRWEEARTFHDNLAPKKKPKSPKPQNAVTIAVSSRALFRMDEEQRIYTEQGVEEYVRYQLEHENEPFNPGPAFPFVKALEAVNRRLRELYPESEDIFDIVLVTNNHAQVGVRLINSINHYDLSIERFCMTGGNSPICYLKAYHTNLYLSADAEKVQEAIDEGIAAATIFSPSRDVAVSQSQLRVAFDGDAVLFSDESERIVKAHGLDRFFEHEKAHENKPLAQGPLKGFLEALGRLQKKFYSKGLRLECPIRTYLVTARSAASSGARALKTLRSWGLETDEALFLAGAPKGPLLEKIRPHIFFDDQMFHVAGAQEMGTVAAHVPYGVAQTPRRTTPTKQATSAL